Proteins encoded by one window of Hymenobacter sp. J193:
- a CDS encoding transposase encodes MKNTATSTRCVGYDAGKCIKGRKRFFLVDTLGNLLACCVVAAHCHDGASTARFWDALALDNELLDRLQIVFVDGGFGRCFRQHLAGRGVLAQVPKGVVADKGRFFIHTKRWVVERSIAWAGNNRRLAKDYERKTQHANAWLYLANIRRLTKLT; translated from the coding sequence GTGAAAAACACGGCCACCAGTACGCGTTGCGTGGGCTACGACGCGGGCAAATGCATCAAGGGCCGCAAGCGCTTTTTCCTGGTGGATACGCTGGGCAACCTGCTCGCCTGCTGCGTGGTCGCCGCCCACTGCCACGACGGCGCCAGCACGGCCCGCTTCTGGGACGCACTGGCGCTGGACAACGAACTACTTGACCGGCTGCAGATCGTGTTCGTGGACGGCGGCTTTGGCCGCTGCTTTCGCCAGCACCTGGCGGGCCGGGGTGTACTGGCGCAGGTACCCAAGGGCGTAGTGGCCGACAAAGGCCGTTTTTTTATCCACACCAAGCGCTGGGTGGTGGAGCGCAGCATTGCCTGGGCCGGCAACAACCGCCGCTTGGCCAAAGACTACGAACGGAAAACGCAGCATGCCAACGCCTGGCTCTACCTAGCCAACATCCGACGACTCACCAAGCTAACTTAA
- a CDS encoding transposase, translating into MQQKRYSSDLTERQWAKLAPLLVVQRTSKWPLRAVVNGIFYVLKNGCVWRDVPADFPPWPTVYYYFTKWTADGSWQRVSACLTIEARERAKKMPSPPRPSSTAKA; encoded by the coding sequence ATGCAGCAAAAGCGTTACAGTTCGGATCTAACGGAGCGTCAGTGGGCAAAGCTGGCGCCGTTGCTGGTGGTGCAGCGCACGAGCAAGTGGCCGTTGCGAGCGGTAGTAAACGGCATTTTCTACGTGCTCAAGAACGGCTGCGTGTGGCGCGACGTGCCGGCGGACTTTCCACCCTGGCCGACGGTGTACTACTATTTCACCAAGTGGACAGCGGATGGCAGCTGGCAACGGGTCAGTGCTTGTTTGACGATTGAGGCCCGGGAGCGGGCAAAAAAAATGCCCAGCCCACCGAGGCCATCCTCGACAGCCAAAGCGTGA
- a CDS encoding tyrosine-type recombinase/integrase, with the protein MENSSSLPVVVPTRHHSLVELPPSVARYVEAGLHGAENTKRGYAADLRSFQDYCEHHQVPHLPAEVTTVAGYVSQMADRGLKLATIRRHVAAIAKLHQLAGQPSPTGHEALQVVLDGIARVVGKRQRQAPAFTVAELKQAIRAMNVTTPTGLRDRALLLLGFAGAFRRSELVALNVEDVELTRQALVIHLRQSKTNQYGLEEDKAVFYSPSADFCPVRAVQEWIEYLGWSTGPLFTRMSRGNKDRPAQPSNHRLTDQSVNDLVQRHLGVTYTAHSLRASFVTIAVEAGQSNKAIKNQTKQKTDAMIERYARLDDVKRFNAAQHLGL; encoded by the coding sequence ATGGAAAATTCGTCTTCACTGCCCGTCGTCGTGCCTACCCGCCACCACTCGTTGGTTGAGCTACCCCCTTCGGTCGCTCGCTACGTCGAGGCTGGCTTGCATGGGGCCGAGAATACCAAACGTGGCTATGCGGCCGACCTGCGCAGCTTCCAGGATTACTGCGAGCATCACCAGGTACCTCACTTACCGGCCGAAGTGACGACGGTGGCGGGCTACGTGTCGCAGATGGCAGACCGCGGCCTGAAGCTGGCGACCATCCGGCGGCACGTGGCGGCTATTGCCAAGCTGCACCAGTTGGCGGGTCAGCCTTCGCCCACCGGCCATGAGGCGTTGCAGGTGGTGCTCGATGGTATTGCCCGCGTCGTGGGCAAGCGGCAGCGGCAGGCGCCGGCCTTCACCGTGGCGGAGCTGAAGCAGGCTATCCGGGCAATGAATGTGACCACGCCGACCGGGCTGCGGGACCGCGCATTGCTGCTATTGGGCTTTGCGGGGGCTTTTCGCCGCTCGGAGCTGGTAGCGCTTAATGTTGAGGACGTGGAGTTGACCCGGCAGGCGTTGGTGATTCACCTGCGCCAGAGCAAGACCAACCAGTATGGCTTGGAGGAAGATAAAGCAGTATTTTACTCTCCTAGTGCGGATTTCTGCCCTGTACGGGCAGTGCAGGAATGGATTGAATACCTTGGTTGGAGTACCGGACCTTTGTTTACGCGCATGAGTCGGGGAAACAAAGACCGCCCCGCTCAACCCAGCAACCATCGGTTAACGGACCAAAGCGTAAATGATCTGGTCCAACGCCATCTTGGAGTAACGTATACTGCTCACTCTCTTCGCGCATCTTTTGTAACGATTGCCGTTGAGGCAGGCCAGTCAAACAAGGCCATCAAGAATCAGACAAAGCAAAAAACGGATGCAATGATTGAGCGGTATGCCCGCCTCGATGACGTGAAACGGTTTAATGCAGCACAACACCTGGGGTTATAG
- a CDS encoding phosphoheptose isomerase produces the protein MQDPLTSKEQLFSQVEQQLSQQGFIIERQDYTRPWGGFFVIDESQAQQFADTYFDGLAADSLRIAGKLSPKILVVAPHQRLSWQYHHRRAEIWRVVQGPVGVVTSPTDEEGPLNSYSVGEQIILSQGERHRLVGLATWGILAEIWQHTHAQHPSDEDDIVRVQDDFGR, from the coding sequence ATGCAAGACCCATTAACCTCCAAAGAACAGCTTTTCTCTCAAGTTGAGCAGCAACTTAGCCAACAAGGGTTCATTATTGAGCGACAGGACTACACGCGGCCCTGGGGTGGCTTCTTTGTCATCGACGAAAGTCAGGCTCAGCAGTTCGCCGATACTTACTTTGATGGCCTGGCCGCGGACTCGCTGCGTATTGCCGGGAAGCTAAGCCCCAAAATTCTCGTCGTGGCACCGCACCAGCGCCTTTCGTGGCAGTATCACCACCGGCGGGCCGAAATCTGGCGCGTGGTGCAAGGGCCGGTAGGTGTGGTAACCAGCCCTACCGATGAGGAAGGCCCGCTGAACAGCTACTCAGTTGGGGAGCAGATTATTCTGAGCCAGGGCGAGCGGCACCGCCTCGTGGGACTCGCTACCTGGGGCATCCTGGCCGAAATTTGGCAGCACACCCACGCGCAGCACCCTTCCGACGAGGATGACATCGTGCGGGTACAGGATGACTTCGGGCGGTAA